A genomic segment from Streptosporangium roseum DSM 43021 encodes:
- the ftsH gene encoding ATP-dependent zinc metalloprotease FtsH — MDLKRFTRGPLLWILGIVVLLLLVTTMWSGDGNYEKADTSKIISWIDEGKVSNAKIIDKDQRIEVTLTDKKRYYSSWVTGQGVQLADKLEAAENSGKLTGGYTVDVPKENFLLGLLVSFLPIVIIVLIFLFIMNQMQGGGSRVMNFGKSKAKLITKDTPKTTFADVAGADEAIEELQEIKEFLQAPAKFQAIGAKIPKGVLLYGPPGTGKTLLARAVAGEAGVPFYSISGSDFVEMFVGVGASRVRDLFEQAKANAPAIIFIDEIDAVGRHRGAGLGGGHDEREQTLNQLLVEMDGFDVKGGVILIAATNRPDILDPALLRPGRFDRQVTVDRPDLEGRKGILKVHGRGKPFAEGVELDIIARRTPGFTGADLANVINEAALLTARADQKLITMEMLEESIDRVMAGPERKTRVMSDQEKKIIAYHEGGHALVAHALPNSDPVHKITILSRGRALGYTMTLPMEDKFLATRSEMLDQLAMLLGGRTAEELVFHEPTTGASNDIEKATSIARRMVTEYGMSEQLGARKFGSGNAEVFLGREMGHERDYSEKIASTIDEEVRRLIEAGHDQAWEILVEYRDVLDNLVLELMEKETLSRDMVLQIFAPVVVKEKRPSYSGYGKRLPSDRPPILTPKEQSGNGALPAGAGHVDSVPRDGN; from the coding sequence ATGGATCTCAAGCGATTTACACGTGGGCCACTGCTGTGGATCCTGGGCATCGTCGTGCTGCTCCTGCTCGTCACCACGATGTGGAGCGGCGACGGCAACTACGAGAAGGCCGACACTTCGAAGATCATTAGTTGGATCGACGAAGGCAAGGTCTCCAACGCGAAGATCATCGACAAGGACCAGCGCATCGAGGTCACTCTGACCGACAAGAAGCGCTACTACTCCTCGTGGGTGACCGGGCAGGGTGTCCAGCTCGCAGACAAGCTCGAAGCCGCCGAGAACAGCGGCAAGCTCACCGGCGGCTACACCGTCGACGTGCCGAAGGAGAACTTCCTCCTCGGCCTCCTGGTGAGCTTCCTGCCGATCGTCATCATCGTGCTGATCTTCCTGTTCATCATGAACCAGATGCAGGGCGGCGGCTCCCGGGTGATGAACTTCGGCAAGTCGAAGGCCAAACTCATCACCAAGGACACCCCGAAGACCACCTTCGCCGACGTCGCGGGCGCGGACGAGGCCATCGAGGAGCTCCAGGAGATCAAGGAGTTCCTGCAGGCCCCGGCCAAGTTCCAGGCGATCGGCGCGAAGATCCCCAAGGGCGTCCTGCTCTACGGCCCGCCCGGAACCGGCAAGACCCTGCTCGCCAGGGCCGTCGCCGGCGAGGCCGGGGTGCCGTTCTACTCGATCTCCGGTTCCGACTTCGTCGAGATGTTCGTCGGTGTCGGCGCCTCGCGAGTCCGCGACCTGTTCGAGCAGGCCAAGGCGAACGCGCCGGCGATCATCTTCATCGACGAGATCGACGCGGTGGGCCGTCACCGCGGCGCCGGTCTCGGCGGTGGTCACGACGAGCGCGAGCAGACGCTGAACCAGCTCCTCGTCGAGATGGACGGCTTCGACGTCAAGGGCGGCGTGATCCTGATCGCCGCGACCAACCGGCCCGACATCCTGGACCCGGCACTGCTGCGTCCGGGACGTTTCGACCGCCAGGTCACCGTCGACCGTCCCGACCTGGAGGGCCGTAAGGGCATCCTCAAGGTGCACGGCCGCGGCAAGCCGTTCGCCGAGGGCGTCGAGCTCGACATCATCGCCCGCCGGACGCCCGGTTTCACCGGTGCCGACCTGGCGAACGTGATCAACGAGGCCGCGCTGCTCACCGCCCGCGCGGACCAGAAGCTGATCACGATGGAGATGCTCGAGGAGTCCATCGACCGCGTGATGGCCGGTCCGGAGCGCAAGACCCGCGTCATGTCGGACCAGGAGAAGAAGATCATCGCGTACCACGAGGGTGGTCACGCCCTGGTCGCGCACGCGCTGCCCAACTCCGACCCGGTCCACAAGATCACGATCCTGTCCCGCGGCCGCGCCCTCGGTTACACGATGACGCTGCCGATGGAGGACAAGTTCCTGGCGACCCGCTCGGAGATGCTGGACCAGCTCGCGATGCTGCTGGGCGGGCGCACGGCGGAGGAGCTCGTCTTCCACGAGCCCACCACCGGTGCCTCCAACGACATCGAGAAGGCCACCTCCATCGCCCGCCGCATGGTCACCGAGTACGGCATGAGCGAGCAGCTCGGCGCGCGGAAGTTCGGCAGCGGCAACGCCGAGGTCTTCCTCGGCCGTGAGATGGGTCACGAGCGCGACTACTCCGAGAAGATCGCCTCCACGATCGACGAGGAGGTGCGCCGCCTGATCGAGGCCGGCCACGACCAGGCCTGGGAGATCCTCGTCGAATACCGCGACGTGCTCGACAACCTGGTGCTCGAACTCATGGAGAAGGAGACGCTCTCCCGCGACATGGTGCTGCAGATCTTCGCGCCGGTGGTCGTCAAGGAGAAGCGCCCCTCCTACTCCGGCTACGGCAAGCGGCTCCCCTCGGACCGCCCGCCGATCCTGACCCCGAAGGAGCAGTCCGGCAACGGCGCGCTCCCCGCGGGCGCGGGTCACGTCGACTCCGTGCCCAGGGACGGGAACTGA
- the hpt gene encoding hypoxanthine phosphoribosyltransferase, with amino-acid sequence MDAADMGKDLSKVLIPEEELQAKIKELASRIDEDYAGKDLLIVGVLKGAVMVMADLARALHVPVQMDWMAVSSYGAGTKSSGVVRVLKDLDTDIAGRHVLVVEDIIDSGLTLSWLVHNLKSRNPASVEICAALRKPDAVKVPIDVKYIGFDIPNEFVIGYGLDYAERYRNLPFIGTLAPHVYGAG; translated from the coding sequence GTGGACGCAGCCGACATGGGCAAGGACCTCTCGAAGGTCCTCATCCCGGAGGAAGAGCTCCAGGCAAAGATCAAGGAGCTCGCGAGCCGGATCGACGAGGATTACGCGGGCAAGGACCTGCTGATCGTGGGAGTGCTCAAGGGGGCGGTCATGGTCATGGCCGACCTGGCCAGAGCCCTGCATGTGCCGGTCCAGATGGACTGGATGGCCGTCTCCTCCTACGGCGCGGGCACCAAGTCCTCGGGCGTCGTGCGCGTGCTCAAGGACCTCGACACCGACATCGCCGGCCGTCACGTGCTGGTCGTCGAGGACATCATCGACTCCGGCCTGACCCTGTCGTGGCTGGTGCACAACCTGAAGTCACGCAATCCCGCCTCGGTCGAGATCTGCGCCGCGCTGCGGAAGCCGGACGCGGTCAAGGTGCCGATCGATGTGAAATACATCGGCTTCGACATTCCCAATGAGTTCGTCATCGGTTATGGGCTCGACTACGCGGAGCGATACCGCAACCTTCCCTTCATCGGGACCCTCGCCCCGCATGTGTATGGAGCGGGCTGA
- the folE gene encoding GTP cyclohydrolase I FolE — MSVKPLQVDSARIEKAVREILIALGEDPDRDGLQDTPARVARAYAEQFAGLGQSPEDVLTTVFDVDHDEMVLVRDIEVYSTCEHHLVPFHGVAHVGYIPNEKGQVTGLSKLARLVDVYARRPQVQERMTSQIADALMSVLEPRGVIVVIECEHLCMTMRGVRKPGAKTITSAVRGDFRNSDKTRAEAMALILR, encoded by the coding sequence GTGAGTGTGAAGCCGTTGCAGGTCGATTCGGCCCGGATCGAGAAAGCCGTCCGCGAGATCCTGATCGCGCTCGGTGAGGATCCGGACCGGGACGGCCTGCAGGACACCCCGGCCCGCGTCGCCCGCGCCTACGCGGAGCAGTTCGCCGGGCTGGGGCAGTCCCCGGAAGACGTACTGACCACGGTCTTCGACGTCGACCACGACGAGATGGTGCTCGTGCGCGACATCGAGGTCTACTCGACCTGCGAGCACCACCTGGTGCCGTTCCACGGTGTCGCCCACGTCGGTTACATCCCGAACGAGAAGGGTCAGGTCACCGGCCTGTCCAAGCTCGCCCGCCTCGTCGACGTCTACGCCCGCCGCCCCCAGGTCCAGGAGCGGATGACCTCCCAGATCGCCGACGCGCTCATGAGCGTGCTGGAGCCCCGCGGGGTCATCGTCGTCATCGAGTGCGAGCACCTCTGCATGACCATGCGAGGTGTCCGCAAGCCCGGTGCCAAGACCATCACCTCGGCTGTGCGCGGTGATTTCCGCAACAGCGACAAGACGCGCGCCGAAGCGATGGCGCTCATCCTCCGCTGA
- the folP gene encoding dihydropteroate synthase, whose amino-acid sequence MTTWSVPGMPDEGRCLVMGVVNVTPDSFSDGGRWFDPATAVRHGLELVEQGADIVDVGGESTRPGAARVSLEEELARVEPVIRELSREGVTVSVDTMRAEVAQAAVAAGAKLVNDVSGGLADPAMPRVVAESGVPYVVMHWRGHSHAMNSRAVYGDVVTEVREELSKRVSSVLAEGVADNQIVLDPGLGFSKNPEHNWALLAGLDQLAELGYPMIIGASRKRFLGRLLADPDGTPRPFSRSDDATLAVTALVAQAGAWCVRVHDVRPNADAVRVAAAVQGARA is encoded by the coding sequence ATGACTACGTGGAGTGTGCCGGGGATGCCCGACGAGGGCCGATGCCTGGTGATGGGCGTGGTCAACGTGACCCCCGACTCGTTCTCCGACGGCGGGCGGTGGTTCGACCCGGCGACGGCCGTACGGCACGGCCTGGAGCTGGTCGAGCAGGGCGCCGACATCGTCGACGTGGGCGGGGAGTCCACCAGGCCCGGCGCGGCGAGGGTGTCGCTCGAAGAGGAGCTGGCCAGGGTCGAGCCGGTCATCAGGGAGCTGAGCCGGGAGGGTGTCACGGTCAGCGTCGACACCATGCGGGCCGAGGTCGCCCAGGCGGCCGTGGCGGCCGGGGCGAAGCTGGTCAACGACGTCAGCGGCGGCCTCGCGGATCCGGCGATGCCGCGCGTCGTCGCCGAGTCCGGAGTGCCGTACGTGGTGATGCACTGGCGGGGCCACAGCCACGCCATGAACAGCAGGGCGGTCTACGGCGACGTCGTGACCGAGGTGCGGGAGGAGCTCTCCAAACGGGTCTCCTCCGTGCTGGCCGAGGGGGTGGCCGACAATCAGATCGTGCTCGACCCGGGCTTGGGCTTCTCCAAGAACCCCGAACACAACTGGGCTCTGCTCGCGGGGCTGGACCAGCTCGCTGAGCTGGGCTACCCGATGATCATCGGGGCCTCGCGGAAGCGTTTCCTGGGCCGGCTCCTCGCGGACCCGGACGGCACCCCGCGTCCTTTCAGTCGCAGTGATGACGCCACGCTCGCCGTGACCGCCCTCGTCGCACAGGCGGGGGCATGGTGTGTGCGCGTGCATGACGTACGCCCGAACGCGGACGCCGTCCGTGTGGCTGCCGCAGTTCAGGGAGCGAGAGCATGA
- a CDS encoding aminotransferase class V-fold PLP-dependent enzyme — protein sequence MSALTIFTSATTTAAVTVPATRASGGRRIPAVLGSDLEVPVKGGRLVPYANLDYAASAPCLEPVSAAVAAALPAYSSVHRGAGYASQLTTARYEQARHTVRAFVGARPDDSVIFTRNTTDATNLLARSLPEGTTAVVFDTEHHASLLPWADAVRLAPPAFPGEAVRAADEALAGIDGPKLLVVTAASNVTGELWPIAALAHIAHRHGARILVDAAQLVPHRRLNLTALDLDYVVFSGHKLYAPFGTGALIGRTDWLAAAEPYLRGGGAVKAVNDDETEWHTDPEARHEAGTPNVLGAIALAAACDALSATGWSALIREEERLIGRLRAGLAGIEGVHELSLWGPDHPRVGIVSFVVDGFTAREVAEVLSGEYGIGVRDGKFCAHPFVRHLLGAKDGGCDDVTASAVRASIGIGTTEEHVDRLVTALRDLLNRD from the coding sequence GTGTCCGCACTGACGATCTTCACCTCCGCCACCACCACCGCAGCCGTGACCGTCCCGGCGACCCGCGCCTCCGGGGGCCGGCGGATCCCCGCCGTGCTCGGCTCGGACCTTGAGGTCCCGGTCAAGGGCGGCAGGCTCGTCCCCTACGCCAACCTCGACTACGCCGCCAGCGCGCCCTGTCTGGAGCCGGTGAGCGCCGCCGTCGCCGCCGCGCTCCCGGCCTACTCCAGCGTCCACCGCGGCGCCGGATACGCTTCCCAGCTCACCACCGCCCGCTACGAGCAGGCCCGGCACACGGTCCGCGCCTTCGTCGGGGCGCGCCCCGACGACTCGGTGATCTTCACCCGGAACACCACCGACGCCACCAACCTGCTGGCCCGCAGCCTGCCCGAGGGGACCACCGCCGTGGTCTTCGACACCGAGCACCACGCCTCGCTCCTGCCCTGGGCCGACGCCGTACGGCTGGCGCCCCCCGCCTTCCCCGGCGAGGCGGTCCGCGCCGCCGACGAGGCGCTGGCCGGGATCGACGGCCCCAAGCTGCTGGTGGTGACCGCCGCCTCCAACGTCACCGGCGAGCTCTGGCCGATCGCCGCCCTGGCCCACATCGCCCACCGCCACGGCGCCCGCATCCTCGTCGACGCCGCCCAGCTCGTCCCGCACCGCCGTCTCAACCTGACCGCGCTGGACCTGGACTACGTGGTCTTCTCCGGCCACAAGCTCTACGCCCCCTTCGGCACGGGCGCCCTGATCGGCCGGACGGACTGGCTGGCGGCGGCGGAGCCGTACCTGCGGGGCGGCGGCGCGGTGAAGGCCGTCAACGACGACGAGACCGAGTGGCACACCGACCCCGAGGCCCGCCACGAGGCCGGCACCCCGAACGTCCTGGGCGCCATCGCCCTGGCCGCCGCCTGCGACGCGCTGAGCGCCACCGGCTGGAGCGCCCTGATCCGCGAGGAGGAGCGTCTCATCGGCCGCCTCCGCGCCGGGCTCGCCGGCATCGAGGGCGTCCACGAGCTCTCCCTGTGGGGCCCCGACCACCCCCGCGTCGGCATCGTCTCCTTCGTGGTGGACGGCTTCACCGCCCGCGAGGTCGCCGAGGTCCTGTCCGGCGAGTACGGCATCGGCGTGCGCGACGGCAAGTTCTGCGCCCACCCCTTCGTCCGCCACCTCCTCGGCGCCAAGGACGGCGGCTGCGACGACGTCACCGCCTCCGCCGTCCGCGCCTCCATCGGGATCGGCACCACCGAGGAGCACGTCGACCGTCTGGTCACCGCTCTGCGGGATCTCCTCAACCGGGACTGA
- a CDS encoding cytochrome P450 → MRFDPWNPEFVAHPYDVYEELRRERPVSFFEPTGQWLIARHADVNALLRDRRLGRSYLHVATHQEFGRPDDPGFQDPFWRVVRAGMLDVEPPVHTRLRRLVSKAFTPRMVEALRPKVARIAGELVDRFAERGGGDLIAEVAEPLPVTVIAEMLGVPEADRHLLRPWSADICGMYELNPSVEAQHTAVRAAEEFSGYLVELARARRADPGDDLISALALVADEGDKLTEEELVGTCVLLLNAGHEATVNVTGNGWWSLFRNPAELERLRADHGLLPTAIEELMRWDTPLQMFERWVLEDITVGGVDIPRGTEVALLFGSANRDPGVFADPDRLDVGRVDNPHISFGAGIHFCLGAPLARIELIESFGALLRRAPKLELTAEPSWGPGYIIRGLTSLDVRV, encoded by the coding sequence GTGCGCTTTGATCCTTGGAATCCGGAATTCGTCGCCCATCCCTATGACGTCTACGAGGAGCTGAGGCGGGAGCGGCCGGTCAGCTTCTTCGAGCCGACCGGCCAGTGGCTGATCGCCCGGCACGCCGACGTCAACGCGCTGCTGCGCGACCGCAGACTCGGCCGCTCCTACCTGCACGTGGCCACGCACCAGGAGTTCGGCAGGCCGGACGACCCCGGGTTCCAGGACCCGTTCTGGCGGGTGGTCAGGGCCGGGATGCTCGACGTCGAGCCGCCGGTCCACACCCGGCTCCGGCGGCTGGTGTCCAAGGCGTTCACCCCGCGCATGGTCGAGGCGCTCCGCCCCAAGGTCGCCCGGATCGCCGGGGAGCTGGTGGACCGGTTCGCCGAGCGCGGCGGGGGAGACCTGATCGCCGAGGTGGCCGAGCCGCTCCCGGTGACCGTGATCGCCGAGATGCTCGGCGTGCCCGAGGCCGACCGGCACCTGCTGCGGCCCTGGTCGGCCGACATCTGCGGGATGTACGAGCTCAACCCCTCGGTCGAGGCCCAGCACACCGCCGTGCGCGCGGCCGAGGAGTTCTCCGGCTACCTCGTCGAACTGGCCCGCGCCCGCCGGGCCGACCCCGGCGACGACCTGATCAGCGCGCTGGCCCTGGTGGCCGACGAGGGCGACAAGCTCACCGAGGAGGAGCTGGTCGGCACCTGCGTGCTGCTGCTCAACGCCGGGCACGAGGCCACCGTCAACGTCACCGGCAACGGCTGGTGGTCGCTGTTCCGCAACCCGGCCGAGCTGGAGCGGCTCCGCGCCGACCACGGCCTGCTCCCCACGGCGATCGAGGAGCTGATGCGGTGGGACACCCCGTTGCAGATGTTCGAACGCTGGGTCCTTGAGGACATCACGGTGGGCGGGGTGGACATCCCGCGCGGCACGGAGGTGGCGCTGCTGTTCGGCTCGGCCAACCGCGACCCCGGGGTGTTCGCCGACCCCGACCGCCTGGACGTCGGCCGGGTGGACAACCCGCACATCTCCTTCGGCGCGGGCATCCACTTCTGCCTGGGCGCGCCGCTGGCCAGGATCGAGCTGATCGAGTCGTTCGGCGCGCTGCTGCGCAGGGCGCCGAAGCTGGAGCTGACCGCCGAGCCCTCGTGGGGACCGGGCTACATCATCCGGGGGCTCACCTCCCTCGAC
- a CDS encoding nuclear transport factor 2 family protein — MSVDTTAVETVNQAFYTAIENADLDRMTEIWAEDVDGEQVSCVHPGWPIVNGRQEVLRSWALIMANTPYIQFVLTDVRVMVLGDVAILTCEENILTAGDEGDSSFAAGKVVASNTFIRTESGWRLWLHHGSPVLQGDEDEEEEAA, encoded by the coding sequence ATGAGCGTCGACACCACCGCCGTCGAGACGGTCAACCAGGCGTTCTACACCGCGATCGAGAACGCCGACCTCGACAGGATGACCGAGATCTGGGCCGAGGACGTCGACGGCGAGCAGGTGAGCTGCGTGCACCCGGGATGGCCGATCGTGAACGGCCGCCAGGAGGTGCTGCGCTCCTGGGCGCTCATCATGGCCAACACCCCCTACATCCAGTTCGTGCTGACCGACGTCCGCGTCATGGTCCTGGGTGACGTGGCCATCCTCACCTGCGAGGAGAACATCCTCACCGCGGGAGACGAGGGCGACTCCAGCTTCGCCGCGGGCAAGGTCGTGGCGAGCAACACCTTCATCAGGACGGAGTCGGGGTGGCGGCTCTGGCTGCACCACGGCTCACCGGTGCTGCAGGGCGACGAAGACGAGGAAGAGGAAGCCGCGTGA
- a CDS encoding NADH-quinone oxidoreductase subunit D, translated as MTERRAAGAPREISVGIGAGADAVHGVRGKELATEDMVLNIGPQHPSTHGVLRLRLTLDGERISAAEPIVGYMHRGAEKLFEVRDYRQIIVLANRHDWLSAFANELGVVLAVERMLGMEVPVRAVWMRTLLAELNRVLSHLMFLGSYPLELGAITPVFYAFRERETLQAVMEEISGGRMHYMFNRVGGLKEDVPEGWSGRASRAVADVRRRLPDIENLVAGNEIFLARTVGVGVLDRETIMQYGVSGPIARASGVDIDLRRDEPYLAYGELPVRVVTRSAGDCRARFEVLLEQVKVSLDLADACLERLRELPQGPVNQRLPKVLKVPEGHTYAWTENPLGINGYYLVSRGEKTPWRMKLRSASYNNVQVLREMLPGQLLADMVAILGSMFFVVGDIDK; from the coding sequence ATGACTGAGCGTCGTGCCGCAGGCGCGCCCCGGGAGATCAGCGTAGGGATCGGCGCCGGAGCGGACGCCGTGCACGGAGTGCGCGGCAAGGAGCTCGCGACCGAGGACATGGTCCTCAACATCGGGCCGCAGCATCCGTCCACGCACGGGGTGCTGCGGCTGCGGCTCACGCTGGACGGGGAGCGGATCAGCGCGGCCGAGCCGATCGTGGGCTACATGCACCGCGGCGCGGAGAAGCTGTTCGAGGTGCGCGACTACCGGCAGATCATCGTGCTGGCCAACCGGCACGACTGGCTGTCGGCGTTCGCCAACGAGCTGGGCGTCGTGCTCGCGGTGGAGCGGATGCTCGGCATGGAGGTGCCCGTCCGGGCCGTCTGGATGCGCACCCTGCTGGCCGAGCTCAACCGGGTCCTCAGCCACCTGATGTTCCTCGGCTCCTACCCGCTGGAGCTCGGCGCGATCACCCCGGTCTTCTACGCGTTCCGGGAGCGCGAGACCCTCCAGGCCGTGATGGAGGAGATCTCCGGCGGCCGGATGCACTACATGTTCAACCGGGTCGGCGGCCTCAAGGAGGACGTGCCCGAGGGGTGGAGCGGCCGGGCCTCGCGCGCCGTCGCGGACGTGCGGCGGCGGCTGCCCGACATCGAGAACCTGGTCGCCGGGAACGAGATCTTCCTGGCCCGCACGGTCGGGGTGGGCGTGCTGGACCGCGAGACGATCATGCAGTACGGCGTGAGCGGCCCCATCGCCCGTGCCTCGGGGGTGGACATCGACCTGCGCAGGGACGAGCCCTACCTCGCCTACGGCGAGCTGCCGGTGCGGGTCGTGACCCGGTCGGCCGGAGACTGCCGCGCCCGGTTCGAGGTGCTCCTGGAGCAGGTGAAGGTCTCCCTGGACCTGGCCGACGCCTGCCTGGAGCGGCTCCGGGAGCTGCCGCAGGGGCCCGTCAACCAGCGCCTGCCCAAGGTGCTCAAGGTCCCCGAGGGCCACACCTACGCCTGGACCGAGAACCCGCTCGGCATCAACGGCTACTACCTGGTCTCCCGCGGCGAGAAGACCCCGTGGCGGATGAAGCTCCGCTCGGCCTCCTACAACAACGTCCAGGTGCTGCGCGAGATGCTGCCGGGCCAGCTGCTCGCCGACATGGTGGCCATCCTCGGGTCGATGTTCTTCGTCGTGGGCGACATCGACAAGTGA
- the folB gene encoding dihydroneopterin aldolase, translated as MTDRISVKGLRARGRHGVLAAERELGQEFVVDATLFLDTAPAAAGDDLTKTVHYGELAQDLVKVVEGEPVNLIETLAQRLADVCLAREQVLSAEVSVHKPAAPIPLPFDDVVVTITRSRG; from the coding sequence GTGACCGACCGGATCAGTGTGAAGGGCCTGCGGGCGCGAGGACGGCACGGCGTGCTGGCCGCCGAGCGCGAGCTCGGCCAGGAGTTCGTCGTCGACGCCACGCTCTTCCTCGACACGGCGCCCGCGGCGGCCGGAGACGACCTGACCAAAACCGTGCACTACGGCGAGCTCGCCCAGGACCTGGTGAAGGTCGTGGAGGGCGAGCCGGTCAATCTGATCGAGACCCTGGCCCAGCGCCTGGCGGATGTCTGCCTGGCCCGCGAGCAGGTGCTGTCGGCGGAGGTGAGCGTGCACAAGCCGGCCGCGCCGATCCCACTGCCGTTCGACGACGTGGTCGTGACGATCACCCGGAGCCGGGGATGA
- a CDS encoding TerC family protein — MDWVTNPEIWIGFVTLVGLEIVLGIDNIIFISILAGKLPPEQRDKARKLGLLAALLSRLALLLALSWVVKLTSPLFEVFDQPVSGRDLILIFGGLFLLGKSVFEMHDSLEGKSGHASGKVAASFTSVILQIMVLDIVFSLDSVITAVGMVDELGVMVAAVVVSVVVMLFASGPISRFVDKHPSIKMLALSFLVLIGVVLIAEGFEQHISKGYIYFAMAFSLAVELLNIRLRSKSNGEKPVELHQRYEADKQTES; from the coding sequence ATGGATTGGGTGACCAACCCGGAGATCTGGATAGGGTTTGTCACCCTTGTCGGTCTGGAGATCGTGCTCGGCATCGACAACATCATCTTCATCTCGATCCTGGCGGGGAAGCTCCCGCCGGAGCAGCGGGACAAGGCGCGCAAGCTGGGCCTCCTCGCCGCCCTGCTGAGCCGGCTCGCGCTGCTGCTGGCGCTGTCGTGGGTGGTGAAACTCACATCACCCCTGTTCGAGGTCTTCGACCAGCCGGTCTCGGGGCGCGACCTGATCCTGATCTTCGGCGGTCTCTTCCTGCTGGGCAAGAGCGTCTTCGAGATGCACGACAGCCTTGAGGGCAAGTCGGGTCACGCCAGCGGCAAGGTCGCCGCCTCCTTCACCTCGGTGATCCTCCAGATCATGGTCCTGGACATCGTGTTCTCCCTCGACTCGGTGATCACCGCGGTCGGCATGGTCGACGAGCTCGGCGTCATGGTCGCGGCCGTCGTCGTCTCGGTCGTCGTGATGCTCTTCGCCTCCGGCCCGATCAGCCGCTTCGTGGACAAGCACCCGAGCATCAAGATGCTCGCCCTGTCGTTCCTGGTCCTGATCGGGGTGGTGCTCATCGCCGAGGGCTTCGAGCAGCACATCTCCAAGGGCTACATCTACTTCGCGATGGCGTTCTCGCTCGCCGTGGAGCTGCTGAACATCCGGCTGCGCAGCAAGTCCAACGGGGAGAAGCCGGTCGAGCTGCACCAGCGTTACGAGGCGGACAAGCAGACTGAGTCCTAA
- a CDS encoding DUF3180 domain-containing protein translates to MKPTRPGVLVGLLIVFAIITWALLKPLYSSLPTVPWTAIPTVLLLAVGEIYSGWMTKARIERRGDTKPVEPLAVARLAALAKASAYGGAIFGGIFAGFTLYTAELLEQGVPRRDFLITGGSFVVCVLLVCAALYLEYCCKVPKDSSEEDR, encoded by the coding sequence TTGAAGCCGACCCGCCCCGGCGTGCTCGTCGGTCTCCTCATCGTGTTCGCGATCATCACCTGGGCACTGCTGAAGCCCCTCTACTCGTCCCTGCCGACCGTGCCGTGGACCGCGATCCCCACGGTGCTCCTGCTGGCCGTCGGCGAGATCTACAGCGGATGGATGACCAAGGCCCGGATCGAGCGCAGGGGCGACACCAAGCCCGTCGAACCGCTGGCCGTGGCCCGGCTCGCGGCCCTGGCCAAGGCCTCCGCGTACGGCGGGGCGATCTTCGGCGGAATCTTCGCCGGATTCACCCTCTACACCGCCGAGCTGCTGGAGCAGGGCGTGCCGCGCCGCGACTTCCTCATCACCGGCGGCTCGTTCGTCGTCTGCGTGCTGCTGGTGTGCGCCGCCCTCTACCTGGAGTACTGCTGCAAGGTGCCGAAGGACTCCTCGGAGGAGGACCGCTAG
- the folK gene encoding 2-amino-4-hydroxy-6-hydroxymethyldihydropteridine diphosphokinase has translation MKVVLALGSNLGDRFDTLQGALDSLFDAPGLEFVAVSPVYETDPFGGPEQGPYLNAVVIAHSTLEPRTLLDRAQGVENAFGRVRAERWGARTLDVDLITVGDVVSDDPELTLPHPRAHERAFVLVPWSRADPDAVLSGRRVDDLLAALDQDYVRLRADLTLQRPI, from the coding sequence ATGAAGGTCGTGCTGGCGCTCGGCAGCAACCTGGGCGACCGGTTCGACACGCTGCAGGGCGCGCTCGACTCGCTCTTCGACGCGCCGGGCCTCGAATTCGTCGCGGTGTCGCCGGTCTACGAGACCGACCCGTTCGGCGGCCCCGAGCAGGGGCCCTACCTCAACGCGGTGGTGATCGCGCATAGCACCCTGGAACCCAGGACGCTCCTCGATCGTGCTCAAGGTGTGGAGAACGCCTTCGGCCGGGTCCGGGCAGAGCGCTGGGGAGCGCGCACCCTGGACGTCGACCTGATCACCGTGGGGGACGTCGTCTCCGACGACCCCGAGCTGACGCTGCCGCACCCCCGGGCACACGAGCGCGCGTTCGTGCTGGTGCCGTGGTCGCGGGCCGACCCGGACGCGGTCCTGTCCGGTCGCCGGGTCGACGACCTGCTGGCCGCGCTGGACCAGGACTACGTACGGCTCCGCGCCGACCTGACGCTGCAGAGGCCCATTTGA